From a region of the Methanolinea sp. genome:
- a CDS encoding NAD(P)/FAD-dependent oxidoreductase: MKDSYDILVIGGGPGGALAARTAATAGYSVLLVEKRPAIGAPVRCAEGIGKEALAEFIKPDERWISAEVTGAELVAPDGVSMKLASEVAGSKVGYILDRKFFDRELVWQAAEAGADVMVKTRASAPILSGGAVKGAVLEYCGSRKKVHADLTIAADGVESKFSRWCGIDTTIPVREIMSAAQYLMTDIDIDPSITIFYFGNTIAPEGYVWVFPKGNRTANVGIGISGKKSGPGNRAKDYLDRFVADRFPAGKTIECVVGGVSVCRPLESTVMDGLMVIGDAARVVDPMTGGGIYNAMFTGRLAAEVGARAIADGACTKEALMPYDEGWRNSPLGKAIERNWHIKEKFITLSDAKLNAIIHSAKALDLKDFSTISLVREIIKRNPLLLADLAGLMASIR, encoded by the coding sequence GTGAAGGACTCCTACGACATCCTCGTCATCGGTGGCGGGCCGGGAGGGGCCCTGGCAGCGAGGACGGCGGCGACGGCTGGGTACTCCGTACTCCTCGTAGAAAAACGGCCGGCAATCGGGGCTCCCGTCCGGTGCGCAGAGGGTATCGGGAAGGAAGCTCTCGCAGAGTTCATCAAGCCCGATGAACGCTGGATATCTGCCGAGGTCACCGGCGCCGAACTGGTCGCCCCCGACGGCGTCTCCATGAAGCTTGCCTCGGAGGTTGCCGGGAGCAAGGTCGGCTATATCCTCGACCGGAAGTTCTTTGACCGCGAACTGGTCTGGCAGGCAGCAGAAGCCGGCGCCGATGTGATGGTAAAGACCCGGGCCTCGGCACCCATCCTCTCCGGCGGAGCCGTGAAAGGCGCCGTCCTGGAGTACTGCGGGTCGCGGAAGAAGGTCCATGCCGATCTCACGATCGCGGCCGATGGAGTCGAATCGAAGTTCTCCCGCTGGTGTGGCATCGATACCACTATCCCGGTCCGCGAGATCATGAGCGCAGCCCAGTACCTGATGACCGACATCGACATCGATCCTTCCATCACCATCTTCTACTTTGGAAACACCATCGCACCGGAAGGCTACGTCTGGGTCTTTCCCAAGGGAAACCGGACTGCCAACGTGGGGATCGGGATCTCGGGCAAGAAGAGCGGCCCCGGGAACCGGGCAAAGGATTACCTCGACCGGTTCGTTGCCGACAGGTTCCCAGCAGGAAAAACCATCGAATGCGTCGTGGGCGGGGTCTCGGTCTGCCGGCCCCTCGAATCAACGGTCATGGACGGACTGATGGTGATCGGGGATGCAGCCCGGGTCGTCGACCCCATGACCGGCGGGGGCATCTACAATGCCATGTTCACCGGCCGCCTCGCAGCCGAAGTGGGGGCCAGAGCCATCGCGGACGGCGCCTGCACGAAGGAAGCCCTAATGCCCTACGATGAAGGCTGGCGGAATTCCCCCCTCGGCAAGGCCATCGAGCGGAACTGGCACATCAAGGAGAAGTTCATCACCCTCTCGGACGCCAAACTCAACGCCATCATCCACTCGGCAAAAGCGCTGGACCTGAAGGACTTCTCGACCATATCGCTCGTAAGGGAGATCATCAAGCGAAACCCCCTCCTCCTCGCCGACCTTGCCGGCCTGATGGCCTCAATCAGGTGA
- a CDS encoding sugar phosphate isomerase/epimerase, whose product MPVTPYFSSSARVWDAIEWVFGIEDAGYSGWEIVADGSYRLDNADTIARIDEVIQSTRLGITVHAPYGDLNLATLNDPIWRESIRQICTCIEAASAWTDRVTIHPGYLSPAGKIMPGRAWDQQKEALRIIGRVASDCSVMACLENMIALREYLCREPGELFGMVDGIEGIGVTIDIGHAHTVGRVREFLPFLPRASHLHIHDNHGASDEHLAIGAGTIDWDLVGPCIVRDYTGVAVVEGRSLEEGRISLSRVQGWRA is encoded by the coding sequence ATGCCGGTAACCCCCTATTTCTCCTCATCGGCACGGGTGTGGGACGCCATCGAGTGGGTCTTTGGGATCGAGGATGCCGGTTATTCAGGGTGGGAGATTGTCGCAGACGGGTCGTATCGCCTGGACAATGCCGATACCATCGCCCGTATCGATGAGGTCATCCAGAGCACCCGGCTCGGTATTACGGTGCACGCCCCCTACGGAGACCTCAACCTCGCAACACTCAACGACCCGATCTGGCGGGAATCGATCCGGCAGATTTGCACCTGCATCGAGGCAGCCTCGGCGTGGACCGACCGGGTGACCATCCATCCCGGATACCTTTCTCCGGCAGGAAAGATCATGCCCGGCCGGGCATGGGACCAGCAGAAGGAGGCGCTCCGGATTATCGGGCGGGTGGCATCGGATTGCTCTGTCATGGCCTGCCTCGAGAACATGATCGCCCTCAGGGAGTACCTCTGCAGGGAGCCCGGGGAACTGTTCGGCATGGTGGACGGGATCGAAGGGATTGGAGTGACCATCGATATCGGGCATGCCCACACGGTCGGAAGGGTCCGTGAATTCCTCCCCTTCCTCCCCAGGGCATCGCACCTGCATATCCATGATAACCACGGTGCGAGCGATGAGCATCTCGCCATCGGTGCCGGCACCATCGACTGGGACCTCGTCGGCCCCTGCATCGTCCGGGACTATACCGGCGTGGCGGTAGTTGAGGGGCGGTCGCTTGAAGAGGGAAGGATCAGCCTCTCCCGGGTGCAGGGGTGGCGGGCGTGA
- a CDS encoding ribonuclease HII, which yields MFCGVDEAGKGAVLGPLVVAAVACHTPGDLDGIPVKDSKALRQAERARLSDLITTRLRSAVLVIDSGDIDAFRRNSSMNLLVARAHARVIAELRPHRAYVDACDVIASRYGRTVAACLDFPCRVTAEHHADENRPVVSAASIVAKVARDRIIGDLAASFGEIGSGYPSDEKTIAFLDRYIRDHGRPPSCARASWETTRALVCQAEQSDLSRFFVL from the coding sequence ATGTTCTGCGGTGTGGACGAAGCAGGGAAGGGCGCCGTGCTAGGCCCCCTGGTGGTCGCCGCGGTCGCCTGCCACACCCCGGGGGACCTCGACGGGATCCCGGTGAAGGACTCAAAGGCGCTCCGCCAGGCAGAACGGGCCCGCCTCTCAGACCTCATCACCACCCGCCTCCGTTCAGCGGTCCTGGTGATCGATTCCGGCGACATCGACGCTTTCCGCCGGAACTCCAGCATGAACCTCCTCGTGGCCCGCGCCCATGCCCGGGTGATCGCGGAACTCCGGCCGCACCGGGCCTACGTCGACGCCTGTGACGTCATCGCCTCCCGGTACGGCCGGACCGTAGCCGCCTGCCTGGACTTTCCCTGCCGGGTCACGGCCGAGCACCATGCAGACGAGAACCGGCCCGTTGTCTCAGCGGCAAGCATCGTTGCCAAGGTCGCACGGGACCGGATCATTGGCGACCTTGCAGCATCGTTCGGCGAGATCGGCAGCGGGTACCCCTCTGACGAGAAGACCATCGCCTTCCTTGACCGGTACATCCGGGATCACGGGAGGCCGCCCTCCTGCGCCCGGGCATCGTGGGAGACCACGCGGGCCCTGGTCTGCCAGGCCGAACAGTCCGATCTCTCGCGCTTTTTTGTCCTGTAA
- a CDS encoding ribonuclease Z, translating into MSGETLHVFFLGTAGALPTPMRNPPCIMVRRGSDTLLFDCGEGAQQQMMRARTGFTVDAIFVTHWHADHFLGIAGLAQTLSFIGRTEPLPVYGPVWVHEAVSAIRALSRYNLRFPLSSVQMSHGSEIRFTGYRVKAFSTDHGMESIGYILEEDSRPGRFSREEAVRLGVPPGPLFGRLQRGETVCISRDGVEVHIYPGDVMGPPRPGRSIIYTGDTRPVHRTILEFCKSPDLLIHDATFDDQEIGRAREVYHATAGEAGEAARALGARMLALVHISSRYTSTAGHLKDASRLFSGTVIAPSDLDVIEIPFPEEG; encoded by the coding sequence GTGAGCGGGGAGACCCTGCACGTCTTTTTCCTCGGGACGGCCGGGGCGCTCCCGACCCCGATGCGGAACCCGCCCTGCATAATGGTCCGCCGGGGATCCGATACGCTCCTGTTCGATTGCGGGGAGGGGGCCCAGCAGCAGATGATGCGGGCCCGGACCGGGTTTACCGTGGACGCCATCTTCGTTACCCACTGGCACGCCGACCATTTCCTGGGTATCGCCGGGCTCGCCCAGACGCTCTCCTTCATCGGGAGGACGGAGCCCCTGCCGGTTTACGGGCCGGTATGGGTCCATGAAGCGGTATCGGCGATCCGGGCCCTCTCCCGTTACAACCTCCGGTTCCCCCTCTCATCGGTCCAGATGTCCCACGGATCCGAGATACGGTTCACCGGGTACCGGGTGAAAGCTTTCTCCACCGACCACGGGATGGAGAGCATCGGCTACATCCTCGAGGAGGACAGCCGTCCCGGGCGGTTCAGCAGGGAAGAGGCCGTCCGGCTGGGAGTGCCGCCGGGACCGCTCTTCGGGAGGCTCCAGCGCGGGGAGACGGTCTGTATCTCCCGTGACGGGGTGGAAGTCCATATCTATCCCGGTGACGTCATGGGCCCTCCCCGTCCCGGGCGATCGATCATTTATACCGGCGACACCCGTCCGGTGCACCGAACCATACTAGAGTTCTGTAAAAGCCCTGACCTCCTAATCCACGATGCCACCTTCGATGACCAGGAGATCGGGCGGGCGCGGGAGGTCTACCATGCCACCGCAGGGGAAGCAGGCGAAGCGGCCCGGGCACTCGGGGCCCGCATGCTCGCCCTCGTCCATATCAGTTCGCGGTACACTTCGACTGCCGGTCACCTGAAGGACGCATCCCGGCTGTTCTCCGGGACGGTGATAGCCCCTTCAGACCTCGATGTCATCGAGATCCCCTTCCCTGAAGAGGGATGA
- a CDS encoding NfeD family protein, giving the protein MAEQISLTIGWIMILMGTAFLVLETTSPGFFIAVPGTVLIILGVLFVLGVNVFSSLAGILLGVLIALAVSLVTIWMYRRINPDEAYPVTISRDSLLGREGIVTRKVIPDSLEGKVQVAGQEWSARSETGEIAAGVRVRVVRSEGVHIVVEEVRA; this is encoded by the coding sequence ATGGCCGAGCAGATCAGCCTTACCATCGGCTGGATCATGATCCTCATGGGGACCGCGTTCCTGGTTCTCGAGACCACCAGCCCGGGGTTCTTCATCGCCGTTCCCGGAACGGTGCTCATCATCCTTGGGGTGTTGTTCGTCCTTGGCGTGAACGTCTTCTCATCGCTTGCCGGGATCCTCCTCGGGGTGCTCATCGCGCTCGCCGTATCTCTCGTGACCATCTGGATGTACCGCAGGATCAACCCGGACGAGGCTTACCCTGTCACCATCAGCAGGGATTCTCTTCTCGGGCGGGAAGGGATCGTGACCCGGAAAGTCATTCCCGATTCTCTCGAAGGCAAGGTCCAGGTCGCCGGGCAGGAGTGGAGTGCCCGGAGCGAAACCGGAGAAATCGCTGCAGGGGTCCGGGTGAGGGTGGTCAGGTCCGAGGGAGTTCATATCGTTGTCGAGGAAGTGAGAGCATGA
- a CDS encoding TrkA family potassium uptake protein, which produces MYIIIVGLGGIGRSLTAQAVEHGDNVVIIDRNEQRCSDMLEHYDVLAITGNSTDKATLEDAGVDRADALVATTSDDSVNLMTCWLAKRYKVQNVVSIVNQTGHSDLFKEVGVKISENPDELVASRLYYWAKNPMLQQLASIPGGTIFEVIAEKGAPIVDKEIRELKVKDFVFIAIRRLGGELIIPGGGVKIRPGDTITVFTKKEAESETLELLNRQLRKSPD; this is translated from the coding sequence ATGTACATTATCATTGTCGGGCTCGGTGGCATCGGGAGGAGCCTGACAGCGCAGGCGGTCGAGCACGGCGATAATGTGGTTATTATCGACCGTAACGAGCAGCGCTGCAGCGACATGCTCGAGCACTACGACGTGCTGGCCATCACCGGCAATTCCACGGACAAGGCCACACTGGAGGATGCGGGGGTGGACCGTGCCGATGCGCTCGTGGCCACTACCAGCGACGACTCGGTGAACCTGATGACCTGCTGGCTTGCCAAGCGTTACAAGGTCCAGAACGTGGTCTCGATCGTCAACCAGACCGGGCACTCGGACCTCTTCAAGGAGGTCGGGGTGAAGATCAGCGAGAATCCCGATGAGCTGGTGGCTTCGCGGCTCTACTACTGGGCGAAGAACCCGATGCTCCAGCAGCTTGCCTCCATCCCCGGGGGGACCATTTTTGAAGTGATTGCCGAGAAGGGGGCACCGATCGTGGACAAAGAGATCCGCGAGCTCAAGGTCAAGGACTTTGTCTTCATCGCCATCCGGAGGCTCGGCGGAGAGCTGATCATTCCCGGGGGAGGGGTCAAGATCCGGCCCGGGGACACCATCACGGTGTTCACCAAAAAAGAGGCGGAGAGCGAGACGCTCGAGCTCCTCAACCGCCAGCTGCGCAAGTCACCTGATTGA
- a CDS encoding DHH family phosphoesterase, which produces MDNPDDVTVYRLGPGCDLGDVEQGKVYIGRVQGFANFGTFVQLNERMKGLVHKSNIRTRHKERETILVRVRNIRDNGNIDLEEVTYPVYTVEMVERKSTTVRLAELGTRVGRTVRIEGEIAQIKQTSGPTIFTIVDESGTENAAAFIEAGVRAYPDAKLGDIAGITGEVMVRNNQLQIEVESLSILSGEEEAQVRQRIERALDQRSEPPDIPLLVRSEVLEKLRPSMREVAKIIRRAVFTAQPIILRHHADADGICSAVAIEQAVTSLIRESGGDFDADYFLFKRSPSKAPFYEIEDVTRDLDFALKDHVRFGQKLPLVLLTDNGSTEEDLPSLKVAQVYGISVVVVDHHHPDEIIDQYLAGHVNPYHAGGDFGITAGMLGTEVARLINPAVEEAIKHIPAIAGAGDRSEAPERRLYHDLVRDRYSDQDCRDIALALDYEQFWLRFNDGREIIKDILNLTGEPGRHRKLVALLVEGANAAIEEQMNASMPHVRHQTLANGAELFLLDVEIHAHKFTFPPPGKTSGEVHDRLCQKHAGSPVVTIGFGPDFAVLRSKGVMMNIPKMIRELHEEIPGGGISGGGHLVVGSIKFVEGMRDEVLQGLIGKISRVQAGV; this is translated from the coding sequence ATGGATAACCCAGATGACGTAACGGTATACCGCTTGGGGCCGGGTTGCGACCTTGGCGATGTCGAACAGGGCAAGGTCTACATCGGTCGCGTGCAGGGGTTTGCCAACTTCGGCACTTTCGTCCAGCTGAACGAACGGATGAAGGGGCTGGTTCATAAGAGTAATATCAGGACCAGGCACAAGGAACGCGAGACCATCCTGGTCAGGGTCAGGAACATCAGGGATAACGGGAATATCGATCTCGAAGAGGTGACTTACCCGGTCTACACCGTTGAGATGGTTGAGCGGAAATCCACGACCGTCCGGCTCGCGGAGCTAGGCACCAGGGTGGGACGGACCGTCAGGATCGAGGGCGAAATCGCCCAGATCAAGCAGACGAGCGGCCCGACCATCTTCACCATTGTCGACGAGTCAGGTACCGAGAACGCGGCGGCCTTCATCGAAGCCGGTGTACGCGCCTACCCCGATGCAAAGCTCGGGGATATCGCCGGCATCACGGGCGAGGTGATGGTCCGCAACAACCAGCTCCAGATCGAAGTGGAGTCGCTCTCCATCCTCTCCGGGGAGGAGGAAGCGCAGGTAAGGCAGCGGATCGAAAGGGCGCTCGACCAGCGATCGGAACCCCCAGATATCCCGCTCCTCGTGCGGAGCGAGGTGCTTGAGAAGCTCAGGCCCAGCATGCGGGAGGTCGCCAAGATCATTCGGCGTGCGGTCTTCACGGCCCAACCGATCATCCTCCGTCACCATGCCGATGCCGATGGCATCTGTTCTGCGGTGGCTATCGAGCAGGCGGTGACCTCGCTCATCAGGGAATCCGGCGGCGATTTCGATGCCGACTACTTCCTCTTCAAGCGTTCCCCTTCCAAGGCTCCGTTCTACGAGATCGAAGATGTCACCCGGGATCTCGATTTCGCATTGAAAGACCATGTCCGGTTCGGCCAGAAGCTCCCCCTCGTGCTCCTGACCGACAACGGGTCCACCGAAGAGGATCTCCCCTCGCTCAAGGTCGCGCAGGTCTACGGGATCTCCGTCGTGGTTGTCGACCACCACCACCCCGACGAGATCATCGACCAGTACCTTGCCGGGCACGTGAACCCGTACCATGCCGGCGGCGATTTCGGGATCACCGCGGGGATGCTGGGGACCGAAGTCGCACGGCTCATCAATCCCGCGGTCGAAGAGGCCATCAAACACATCCCTGCTATTGCCGGGGCAGGCGACCGTAGCGAGGCGCCCGAGCGCAGGCTCTACCATGACCTGGTGCGGGACCGCTACTCCGACCAGGACTGCAGGGATATCGCCCTTGCGCTTGATTACGAGCAGTTCTGGCTCCGGTTCAACGACGGTCGCGAGATAATCAAGGATATCCTTAACCTGACCGGGGAACCAGGGCGGCACCGGAAACTGGTCGCTTTGCTCGTCGAGGGAGCCAACGCTGCGATCGAGGAGCAGATGAATGCCTCGATGCCCCATGTCCGCCACCAGACGCTTGCCAACGGGGCCGAGCTCTTCCTCCTCGATGTTGAGATCCATGCGCACAAGTTCACCTTCCCCCCGCCGGGCAAGACCTCAGGCGAAGTGCACGACCGCCTCTGCCAGAAACATGCCGGATCCCCGGTAGTCACCATCGGGTTTGGCCCTGACTTTGCAGTGCTCCGTTCCAAGGGAGTGATGATGAATATCCCGAAGATGATCCGCGAGCTCCACGAGGAGATACCTGGTGGCGGGATCAGCGGCGGGGGGCACCTGGTGGTCGGGAGCATCAAGTTCGTGGAAGGCATGCGTGATGAAGTCCTGCAGGGCCTCATCGGGAAGATCTCACGGGTGCAGGCAGGGGTCTGA
- a CDS encoding YIP1 family protein, with protein MAFTVPDKMRGFLFNPSESFWKVADEDARDTLLYFLFIAVIYAILSTVMTAMGVFNHPFLALFGFRFGIDRIELLVMKFLALLVFSWLFALVYALLLHFWVWLIGGRKGVVQTVRSVFYSLTALMLTGWVPYIGPPIGLLWTLVVGIIGVEELQHLSRLWAAAAIVMAILTWLVVLPAFFQDLLVEVIMTGPPLTGPY; from the coding sequence ATGGCGTTCACGGTCCCTGACAAAATGCGGGGATTCCTCTTTAATCCTTCAGAATCGTTCTGGAAGGTTGCCGATGAGGATGCCAGGGACACCCTCCTGTATTTCCTGTTCATCGCCGTCATCTACGCCATCCTCTCAACGGTCATGACCGCCATGGGGGTGTTCAACCACCCGTTCCTTGCCCTGTTCGGGTTCCGGTTCGGGATCGACCGGATCGAACTGCTCGTCATGAAGTTCCTGGCGTTACTGGTATTTTCCTGGCTCTTTGCCCTCGTCTACGCGCTTCTCCTCCACTTCTGGGTCTGGTTGATCGGAGGCAGGAAAGGAGTTGTCCAGACCGTCCGGTCGGTGTTCTACAGCCTGACCGCCCTGATGCTGACAGGGTGGGTCCCTTATATCGGACCGCCGATCGGCCTCCTCTGGACCCTGGTAGTGGGAATCATCGGGGTCGAGGAACTCCAGCACCTGTCCCGGCTGTGGGCCGCTGCAGCGATCGTCATGGCCATCCTCACCTGGCTGGTGGTATTGCCGGCCTTCTTCCAGGACCTGCTGGTGGAGGTCATCATGACCGGCCCGCCCCTGACCGGGCCGTACTGA
- a CDS encoding SPFH/Band 7/PHB domain protein — translation MAVLETLVTIFLITAIVIIFARGVVIIQPYEQGLQIRLGRYIGRMNPGFRWVMPLITNVVKLDLRTQVMDVPSQEVITKDNSPTNVDAIVYIRVIDPEKAFFEVSNYRMATVALAQTSLRGIIGDMELDEILYNRDIINTRLRDILDRETDAWGVKVERVEIKEVDPVGAVKQAMTEQTAAERARRAAILRADGDKRSAILKAEGTKRSMILEAEGDRQSKVLRAEGERISRILQAQGDAQALRILSVGSRPLDKKAITVLSLDTLKEMSSGQATKIIFPFEISGLIKQAAKFIGAEEEAPVERPEGVLPPEEILGTVPTYDEVRAILKEMDTKIATEISVDELKDIGKAKRRPADEFIEEIGKDEG, via the coding sequence ATGGCTGTCCTAGAGACGCTGGTTACCATCTTTCTGATCACCGCCATCGTGATCATCTTTGCCCGGGGAGTGGTGATCATCCAGCCCTACGAGCAGGGCCTCCAGATCCGGCTTGGCCGCTACATCGGCCGGATGAACCCCGGGTTCCGGTGGGTCATGCCCCTCATCACCAACGTGGTGAAGCTCGACCTCCGGACGCAGGTGATGGATGTCCCTTCCCAGGAGGTAATCACCAAGGACAATTCCCCGACCAACGTGGATGCCATCGTGTACATCCGGGTCATCGACCCCGAGAAGGCATTCTTCGAGGTCTCCAATTACCGGATGGCCACGGTGGCCCTCGCCCAGACGAGCCTGCGCGGGATAATCGGGGACATGGAGCTCGATGAGATCCTCTACAACCGGGACATCATCAACACCAGGCTCCGGGATATCCTCGACCGGGAAACCGATGCCTGGGGCGTGAAGGTCGAGCGGGTGGAGATCAAGGAAGTCGACCCGGTCGGGGCGGTCAAGCAGGCCATGACCGAGCAGACCGCGGCAGAGCGGGCCAGGAGGGCAGCGATCCTCCGGGCAGACGGCGATAAGCGGTCGGCAATCCTCAAGGCGGAGGGGACGAAGCGGAGCATGATCCTCGAGGCCGAGGGTGACCGCCAGAGCAAGGTGCTCCGGGCTGAAGGGGAGCGGATCTCCCGCATCCTCCAGGCGCAGGGGGATGCGCAGGCCCTCCGGATCCTCTCGGTGGGCTCCCGTCCTCTGGACAAGAAGGCCATCACCGTCCTCTCCCTGGACACGCTCAAGGAGATGTCATCGGGCCAGGCCACGAAGATCATCTTCCCCTTCGAGATATCCGGCCTGATCAAGCAGGCAGCAAAGTTCATCGGGGCCGAGGAAGAAGCACCGGTCGAGCGGCCGGAAGGAGTGCTGCCTCCCGAAGAGATCCTCGGGACCGTCCCGACCTACGACGAAGTGAGGGCAATCCTCAAGGAGATGGACACCAAGATCGCCACCGAGATCTCGGTCGACGAGCTGAAGGATATCGGCAAGGCGAAGCGGCGGCCTGCCGATGAATTTATCGAGGAGATCGGGAAGGACGAGGGCTGA
- a CDS encoding DUF89 family protein gives MKFDDRCFGCLLSRVSLECRLCGAGEEKTREVQESCAALLGELRHAPLPNPQVASAIHRRAYQMLGSADPFVALKEESTREAIAVCREVRGTLSGFRDFVLASIIGNTYDYGVKGHTVTGDFLSYFRQEFAAGLVIDDCDRIRRLLSRVVYFTDNCGEIVFDRLLLEELNRLGSSVTLAVRDAPILNDATLKEARALRLDRFVRTITTTGCGCELAVRLDCMPEELAEAVETCTLIIAKGMANYESLSEYTGLPPVAFLMAVKCEPIAEEIGVPRGSKVAMLRESDR, from the coding sequence ATGAAGTTCGATGACCGTTGTTTTGGATGTCTCCTCTCCCGGGTCAGCCTCGAGTGTCGTCTCTGCGGTGCCGGAGAGGAGAAGACGCGGGAGGTGCAGGAGAGCTGTGCGGCCCTGCTTGGAGAGCTCCGGCATGCACCACTCCCCAACCCCCAGGTCGCAAGTGCCATACACCGCCGGGCATACCAGATGCTGGGATCAGCGGATCCCTTTGTCGCACTGAAGGAGGAGAGCACCCGGGAAGCCATCGCGGTCTGCCGGGAAGTCCGGGGCACGCTCTCGGGTTTCCGGGACTTCGTGCTTGCCTCTATCATCGGCAATACCTACGACTATGGGGTCAAGGGGCACACCGTGACCGGGGACTTTCTCTCCTACTTCCGGCAGGAGTTCGCGGCCGGCCTTGTCATCGACGATTGCGACCGGATCCGCAGGCTGCTCTCCCGGGTGGTCTACTTCACCGACAACTGCGGCGAGATCGTCTTCGATCGCCTGCTCCTCGAGGAACTGAACCGGCTGGGATCATCAGTCACCCTCGCGGTCCGGGACGCGCCCATCCTGAACGACGCAACTCTAAAAGAGGCGCGGGCGCTGCGCCTCGATCGGTTTGTCCGGACCATCACCACCACCGGATGCGGCTGCGAACTGGCGGTGCGGCTCGACTGCATGCCGGAGGAGCTGGCAGAGGCCGTTGAGACCTGCACCCTGATTATCGCCAAGGGCATGGCCAACTATGAATCCCTCTCTGAATATACCGGCCTTCCTCCGGTAGCCTTCCTGATGGCAGTCAAGTGCGAACCGATTGCCGAGGAGATTGGGGTCCCGCGGGGTTCAAAGGTCGCCATGCTCCGCGAAAGCGACCGGTAG
- a CDS encoding site-2 protease family protein — MDWLLVLMLLVAVYAVGALVVRQKGLFSDHIVFYGPIMAIKSMKVGFFDRFRRFSTFLRIYASFGVVMVVIISIGMTVLLILSLQFTFAVRPPPTGIYAPQNILLIPGINEYIPSTIAVWLAFVITIAIHEFGHGILSRVENIAVRSFGALLLVVPIGFFVEPDEEDLDRTTGMRKIRMFGAGITNNIVIGAICFIVMILLMGLVVPVTGPIIGGVFQNFSADQAGVPAYSIIQAVDGTAVQTPGEVSDLLNATRPGDTITLTVLHGGTRSDHDLTLTEWPEGMPAHESGFMGISYYHGELILQAIGDSISPIGFLRFLTVPFDITGFGNPFRILALETPAQQFYNAPFAGFWGIIHFLFWCGWINISVGIFNAIPMVPLDGGYILKEGVERAFERRGWLRFAPVVTSAVSTLMVVILLSLIMLPHLFSIVGP, encoded by the coding sequence ATGGACTGGCTCCTGGTACTGATGCTCCTCGTCGCAGTCTATGCTGTCGGAGCGCTCGTTGTCAGGCAAAAAGGTCTCTTCTCCGACCACATCGTTTTCTACGGCCCGATCATGGCCATAAAGAGCATGAAGGTCGGCTTCTTCGACCGGTTCCGACGCTTCTCGACCTTCCTGCGCATCTATGCCAGTTTCGGGGTGGTGATGGTGGTGATCATCTCCATCGGCATGACCGTGCTTCTCATCCTCTCCCTCCAGTTCACCTTCGCTGTCCGCCCCCCACCGACCGGGATCTACGCCCCCCAGAACATCCTCCTGATCCCCGGGATCAACGAGTATATACCCTCAACCATCGCCGTCTGGCTGGCATTCGTGATCACCATCGCCATCCACGAGTTCGGCCACGGCATCCTATCCCGGGTGGAGAATATCGCGGTCAGGAGCTTCGGGGCCCTCCTCCTGGTGGTGCCGATCGGTTTCTTCGTCGAGCCTGATGAAGAAGACCTGGACCGGACCACGGGCATGCGCAAGATCCGGATGTTCGGGGCCGGGATCACCAACAACATAGTGATCGGGGCGATCTGCTTCATCGTGATGATCCTGCTCATGGGCCTGGTCGTGCCGGTCACCGGGCCGATCATCGGTGGCGTGTTCCAGAATTTTTCCGCGGACCAGGCAGGGGTCCCTGCCTACTCCATCATCCAGGCGGTGGACGGCACGGCAGTCCAGACCCCGGGCGAGGTCTCGGACCTCCTGAACGCCACCCGGCCGGGCGATACCATCACCCTAACCGTGCTCCACGGGGGCACACGCTCCGACCACGACCTGACCCTGACGGAGTGGCCGGAAGGGATGCCGGCCCACGAATCGGGATTCATGGGTATCTCGTATTACCACGGGGAGCTGATCCTCCAGGCCATCGGCGACAGCATTTCTCCCATCGGCTTCCTCCGGTTCCTGACCGTACCCTTTGATATCACCGGGTTTGGAAACCCGTTCCGCATCCTGGCTCTTGAGACCCCTGCCCAGCAGTTCTACAACGCGCCCTTTGCCGGGTTCTGGGGGATCATCCATTTCCTCTTCTGGTGCGGCTGGATCAATATCAGCGTGGGCATCTTCAATGCCATCCCCATGGTCCCCCTGGACGGTGGATACATCCTGAAGGAAGGAGTCGAGCGGGCTTTCGAGCGGAGGGGATGGTTGCGGTTCGCCCCGGTGGTGACCTCAGCTGTCTCCACCCTGATGGTGGTCATCCTGCTCTCCCTGATCATGCTCCCCCACCTCTTCTCGATCGTGGGCCCGTAG